One genomic region from Jiangella sp. DSM 45060 encodes:
- a CDS encoding AraC family transcriptional regulator: protein MQLEVVRLGTLLDGAPFYANSIVLRKHAPHRHHDYVEVMAITAGEGEHAIISGGRVVERSPMTPGQLYLFRPRDVHSFEATTESGLGLINVAMPVSVWQRFASLTGLDPSWSHSSRPPMVTFEPGSPLVMGPLESAVERFHSGQASMLDLLRFWGDIIPLLLPAPQQDQPGFGAPAWLLDGVDAMLEEENLREGVPRLLQLAHVSPAHLSRVTRQYFGMTPTDLVANLRIRHATMLLSTSLDSVSRIAERCGFSSPSYFSNCFRQATLMSPREYRSRLLGGYFGTPRQPPPELTGGR, encoded by the coding sequence GTGCAGCTGGAGGTCGTCCGACTCGGAACACTGCTCGACGGCGCGCCGTTCTACGCGAACTCGATCGTGTTGCGGAAGCACGCCCCGCACCGGCACCACGACTACGTCGAGGTCATGGCGATCACCGCCGGGGAGGGCGAGCACGCGATCATCTCCGGCGGACGTGTGGTGGAGCGCAGTCCGATGACTCCCGGGCAGCTCTACCTGTTCCGGCCCCGCGACGTGCACAGCTTCGAGGCCACGACGGAGTCCGGTCTCGGCCTCATCAACGTCGCCATGCCCGTGTCGGTCTGGCAGCGGTTCGCGAGCCTCACCGGTCTCGATCCGTCCTGGTCGCACTCGTCGAGGCCACCGATGGTGACGTTCGAACCGGGGAGTCCGCTCGTCATGGGGCCGCTCGAATCGGCCGTCGAGCGCTTCCACAGCGGCCAGGCGAGCATGCTCGATCTGCTGCGGTTCTGGGGCGACATCATCCCGTTGCTGCTTCCGGCCCCGCAGCAGGATCAGCCCGGGTTCGGGGCGCCGGCCTGGCTGCTCGACGGCGTCGACGCGATGCTGGAGGAGGAGAACCTGCGCGAGGGCGTCCCACGCCTGCTCCAACTGGCACACGTCAGCCCCGCTCACCTGTCCCGGGTCACGCGGCAGTACTTCGGGATGACGCCGACCGACCTCGTGGCGAACCTCCGCATCCGGCACGCGACGATGCTGCTCAGCACCAGCCTGGACAGCGTGAGCAGGATCGCCGAGCGGTGCGGCTTCTCGAGCCCGTCGTACTTCAGCAACTGCTTCCGGCAAGCGACGCTCATGTCGCCGCGCGAGTACCGGAGCAGACTGCTCGGAGGCTACTTCGGCACACCGCGTCAGCCTCCGCCGGAGCTCACCGGCGGAAGATGA
- a CDS encoding 2-oxo acid dehydrogenase subunit E2 — MAIEIRLPNLGQTSDEMTILEWYKSEGDPVEIAEPLLCVETDKSQVEVESAEEGVVLRIVAQPGDRLASGALLAYVGSPGDAAPSPQPPGRVQALPAVRKLAAELGVDLAGVAGTGPGGRVERGDVERAAPAEPAAPVATEPADAGQEMSPIRRAIARRLTQSVQTIPQFSVTARLDARAARQAIGAYGAGDGGTLTYTHLLLRALARALREHPRMLRVWSDDGPRYNVLTSPDVGLAVAGDESLHVVTIPEPDATPVPALVETVAAAASRARAAALGKDDQRPAAITVSNLGMHDVDSFQAIVDPSQTAILAVASVRDQVVATGGGFAIVPQLTVCLTCDHRTVDGVDAARFLTTLRTHFATDPMGGTR; from the coding sequence ATGGCCATTGAGATCCGGCTGCCGAACCTGGGGCAGACCTCCGACGAGATGACGATCCTGGAGTGGTACAAGTCCGAGGGCGATCCCGTCGAGATCGCCGAGCCGCTGCTGTGCGTCGAGACCGACAAGTCGCAGGTCGAGGTGGAGTCGGCGGAAGAGGGCGTCGTGCTGCGGATCGTCGCGCAACCGGGGGACCGGCTGGCCTCCGGCGCGCTGCTCGCTTACGTCGGGTCGCCGGGCGACGCGGCGCCGTCACCGCAGCCGCCGGGCCGGGTGCAGGCGCTGCCCGCGGTGCGGAAGCTGGCCGCCGAGCTGGGCGTCGACCTGGCCGGGGTGGCGGGCACCGGGCCGGGTGGCCGGGTCGAGCGGGGTGACGTGGAACGCGCGGCGCCCGCGGAGCCCGCCGCGCCCGTCGCAACCGAGCCCGCCGACGCCGGCCAGGAGATGTCGCCGATCCGGCGGGCGATCGCGCGCCGGCTCACCCAGTCCGTGCAGACCATCCCGCAGTTCAGCGTCACCGCGCGGCTGGACGCCCGGGCGGCGCGGCAGGCGATCGGCGCGTATGGGGCGGGCGACGGCGGCACGCTGACGTACACCCATCTGCTGCTGCGCGCCCTCGCCCGGGCGCTGCGCGAACATCCGCGGATGCTGCGGGTCTGGTCCGACGACGGGCCTCGCTACAACGTGCTGACGTCGCCCGACGTCGGCCTCGCCGTCGCCGGCGACGAGTCGCTGCACGTCGTCACGATCCCCGAGCCAGACGCGACGCCGGTGCCGGCGCTGGTCGAGACGGTCGCCGCCGCCGCGAGCCGGGCCCGTGCGGCGGCGCTGGGCAAGGACGACCAGCGGCCCGCCGCCATCACCGTCAGCAACCTCGGGATGCACGACGTCGACAGCTTCCAGGCCATCGTCGACCCGAGCCAGACCGCGATCCTGGCCGTCGCGTCCGTCCGGGACCAGGTGGTCGCCACCGGCGGCGGCTTCGCCATCGTGCCGCAGCTCACCGTGTGCCTGACCTGCGACCACCGCACCGTCGACGGCGTCGACGCCGCGCGGTTCCTCACGACGCTCCGGACGCACTTCGCCACCGACCCGATGGGCGGAACCCGATGA
- a CDS encoding SDR family NAD(P)-dependent oxidoreductase — translation MTTNAYAGLDLTGQRVLVIGAASGIGRAAALLLGGRGAEVVCADRNGPGAAETAAELPGAVAVEVDVTDDRQVHERLATVMGPDRPLHAMVNCAGITGTTALVSHEIDVKDFEHVFDVNLRGAFVLSQAVLPHMTTNGYGRILHVASIAGKEGNAGMVSYSASKAGLIGMVKSMGKEYAESGVTINAIAPAVIRTQMVEEMPESQVEYMVARIPMRRCGTLGEVAEAIAWAVSPAASYTTGFVYDLTGGRAVY, via the coding sequence GTGACGACGAACGCCTACGCTGGCCTGGACCTCACCGGTCAACGAGTCCTGGTGATCGGCGCAGCCTCAGGTATCGGACGCGCTGCGGCGCTGCTGCTTGGGGGCCGGGGAGCCGAGGTGGTCTGCGCCGACCGGAACGGTCCCGGCGCCGCCGAGACCGCTGCCGAGCTGCCCGGCGCTGTGGCCGTCGAGGTCGACGTGACCGACGACCGACAGGTCCACGAACGGCTCGCCACCGTGATGGGTCCCGACCGGCCGCTGCACGCGATGGTCAACTGCGCAGGCATCACCGGCACTACCGCGCTGGTCAGTCACGAGATCGATGTGAAGGACTTCGAGCACGTCTTCGATGTGAATCTGCGTGGCGCGTTCGTCCTCTCGCAGGCGGTGTTGCCGCACATGACCACCAACGGCTACGGGCGGATCCTGCACGTCGCGTCCATCGCCGGCAAAGAGGGGAACGCCGGGATGGTGTCCTACTCAGCGTCCAAGGCCGGATTGATCGGCATGGTCAAGTCGATGGGTAAGGAGTATGCCGAGTCCGGGGTCACGATCAACGCGATCGCCCCTGCGGTGATCCGCACCCAGATGGTCGAGGAGATGCCGGAGAGCCAGGTGGAGTACATGGTGGCCCGGATCCCGATGCGCCGCTGCGGCACGCTGGGCGAGGTCGCCGAGGCGATCGCCTGGGCGGTCTCCCCCGCGGCCAGCTACACGACAGGGTTCGTCTACGACCTCACCGGTGGCCGCGCGGTCTACTAG
- a CDS encoding alpha-ketoacid dehydrogenase subunit beta: MTTPAGQAATLEPGPSGPERRLTIAEAIREAIAEEMERDDRVFLIGEDVGIPGGFGGAFGVYLGLPERFGRDRIIDTPISEKAIAGAAVGAALMGMRPIPDMQYADFLFECMDELVNQAAKLRYMSGGRLSVPLVMRCPVGTSNRGAQHGQCPESFFTHVPGLKVVCPSDAYHAKGILKSAVRDDDPVLVFEHKLLYGSKGREQAGGMDLTAHVPEEEYLFPIGRAVVKRPGTAVTVVATHLTLYRCLAAADQLAAEGIECEVIDPVSLLPMDTETIFASVDKTGRLLIAHEDTLTGGWGAELAARTAEERLFSLAAPIRRVAAHDVPLPVAPVLEQAVVPSTERIAAEIRSLCEL, encoded by the coding sequence ATGACCACCCCCGCTGGGCAGGCCGCCACGCTGGAGCCAGGGCCGTCCGGCCCGGAGCGCCGGCTCACCATCGCCGAGGCGATCCGGGAAGCCATCGCCGAGGAGATGGAGCGCGACGACCGGGTCTTCCTGATCGGCGAGGACGTCGGCATCCCCGGCGGCTTCGGCGGCGCGTTCGGCGTCTACCTCGGTCTGCCGGAGCGGTTCGGCCGCGACCGGATCATCGACACTCCGATCAGTGAGAAGGCGATCGCCGGGGCCGCCGTCGGCGCCGCGCTCATGGGCATGCGCCCGATCCCGGACATGCAGTACGCCGACTTCCTCTTCGAGTGCATGGACGAGCTGGTCAACCAGGCCGCGAAGCTGCGCTACATGTCCGGCGGCCGGCTCTCGGTGCCGCTGGTCATGCGCTGCCCGGTCGGCACGTCGAACCGGGGCGCCCAGCACGGGCAGTGCCCGGAGAGCTTCTTCACCCACGTGCCCGGGCTCAAGGTGGTCTGCCCATCCGACGCTTACCACGCCAAGGGGATCCTCAAGAGCGCCGTGCGCGACGACGACCCGGTGCTGGTCTTCGAGCACAAGCTGCTCTACGGCAGCAAGGGCCGCGAGCAGGCCGGCGGCATGGACCTCACCGCACACGTGCCGGAGGAGGAGTACCTGTTCCCGATCGGCCGGGCCGTGGTGAAGCGGCCCGGGACCGCGGTGACCGTCGTCGCGACCCACCTGACGCTGTACCGGTGCCTGGCCGCGGCGGATCAGCTCGCGGCCGAGGGCATCGAGTGCGAGGTGATCGACCCAGTCTCGCTGCTCCCGATGGACACCGAGACGATCTTCGCCTCCGTCGACAAGACCGGCCGCCTGCTCATCGCCCACGAGGACACCCTCACCGGCGGCTGGGGTGCCGAGCTGGCCGCCCGGACGGCCGAGGAACGGCTGTTCTCGCTGGCGGCGCCGATCCGGCGGGTGGCCGCCCACGACGTCCCGCTGCCGGTCGCTCCCGTGCTGGAGCAGGCGGTCGTGCCCAGCACGGAACGCATCGCTGCCGAGATCCGATCGCTGTGCGAACTGTGA
- a CDS encoding phytanoyl-CoA dioxygenase family protein: MNTTTTPERAAMLATYDRDGYAIFRNVLDRDLIEEVSGHIAWLLEHNPERTPEMLAQDLVTDDPFWVRLVSDDRLVDIAELFLGPDIGLFASHYLVKPPFTGKEVRWHQDAAFWPLEPMEVVTLWLAIDESTPENGCVRLVPGSHKNEIKDMHATGTEDVLGAEISVEVDENDAVDIVLQPGDVEVHHPMIYHASNANTSPKRRAGLTIRYIPTSTRITSPELLQQSAFWFRGDRGVNAWLPVPAYEAGRHFPFRDWKAWV, encoded by the coding sequence ATGAACACCACGACGACCCCTGAGCGGGCAGCGATGCTCGCCACCTACGACCGTGACGGGTACGCGATCTTCCGGAACGTGCTCGACCGCGACCTCATCGAGGAGGTGAGCGGGCACATCGCCTGGCTGCTCGAGCACAACCCGGAGCGCACCCCGGAGATGCTCGCTCAGGACCTCGTCACCGACGATCCGTTCTGGGTGCGTCTCGTCAGCGACGACCGCCTGGTCGACATCGCCGAACTGTTCCTCGGGCCCGACATCGGTCTGTTCGCCTCGCACTACCTGGTGAAGCCGCCGTTCACGGGCAAGGAGGTCCGCTGGCACCAGGACGCGGCCTTCTGGCCGCTCGAGCCCATGGAGGTCGTCACGCTGTGGCTCGCGATCGACGAGTCGACGCCGGAGAACGGCTGCGTGCGGCTGGTTCCCGGGAGCCACAAGAACGAGATCAAGGACATGCACGCCACCGGCACGGAGGACGTCCTCGGCGCGGAGATCTCCGTCGAGGTCGACGAGAACGACGCCGTCGACATCGTGCTGCAGCCCGGCGACGTCGAGGTCCACCATCCGATGATCTACCACGCCTCGAACGCCAACACGTCGCCGAAGAGGCGAGCCGGTTTGACCATTCGCTACATTCCCACCTCGACCCGGATCACGAGCCCTGAACTGCTCCAGCAGAGCGCCTTCTGGTTCCGGGGCGATCGTGGGGTCAATGCCTGGCTGCCCGTGCCCGCTTATGAGGCGGGTCGGCACTTCCCCTTCCGCGACTGGAAGGCCTGGGTCTGA
- a CDS encoding class II fructose-bisphosphate aldolase codes for MPLVPLPTLLADARARGYALGYFESWDSYSFEAVLDAAEAEDAPVIVGFGATMLADTWLDTGGIEMLAATGRALLERRNVTAAFLLNETHTLDQALAGVDAGFTAVMIDSHRWPVEQATTAITRLVAAAHAAEVAVEAELGSLPDAYHGGIDGSHASLTDPDEAAAFVATTGVDCLAVSVGNVHLLTSGSADVDLDRLQAIRSAVPTPLAIHGGTGFPDASVAAAIAAGATKFNVGTRLKRRFLDAVVDRTRSWTGAESVHDLVGSHKDTDLLVAGKRAVTETVRSFLRLYGASGRAEQVTTAVAS; via the coding sequence ATGCCACTCGTGCCGCTGCCCACACTGCTCGCCGACGCGCGGGCTCGTGGTTACGCGCTGGGCTACTTCGAGAGCTGGGACAGCTACTCCTTCGAGGCGGTCCTGGACGCCGCCGAGGCGGAGGACGCCCCGGTCATCGTCGGCTTCGGCGCCACGATGCTCGCCGACACCTGGCTGGACACCGGCGGGATCGAGATGCTGGCCGCCACCGGACGGGCGCTGCTGGAGCGCCGGAACGTGACGGCCGCGTTCCTGCTCAACGAGACGCACACGCTGGACCAGGCGCTGGCCGGCGTCGACGCCGGGTTCACCGCCGTCATGATCGACAGCCATCGCTGGCCAGTGGAGCAGGCCACGACGGCCATCACCAGGCTGGTCGCCGCCGCGCACGCGGCAGAGGTGGCCGTCGAGGCCGAGCTGGGCAGTCTGCCCGACGCGTACCACGGCGGCATCGACGGCAGCCACGCCAGCCTCACCGACCCGGACGAGGCCGCGGCGTTCGTCGCGACCACCGGTGTCGACTGCCTGGCGGTATCGGTGGGCAACGTCCACCTGCTCACCTCCGGCAGCGCGGACGTCGACCTGGACCGGCTGCAGGCCATCCGGTCCGCGGTGCCGACGCCGCTGGCGATCCACGGCGGCACCGGGTTCCCGGACGCCTCGGTCGCTGCGGCGATCGCCGCGGGCGCGACGAAGTTCAACGTCGGCACCCGGCTCAAGCGCCGGTTCCTGGACGCCGTCGTCGACCGGACCAGGTCGTGGACCGGTGCCGAGTCGGTGCACGACCTCGTCGGGTCGCACAAGGACACCGACCTGCTGGTCGCAGGCAAGCGCGCGGTGACCGAGACCGTCCGTTCTTTCCTGCGGCTCTACGGCGCCTCAGGTCGCGCCGAGCAGGTCACCACGGCGGTGGCGTCGTGA
- a CDS encoding thiamine pyrophosphate-dependent dehydrogenase E1 component subunit alpha gives MTRPVDLGGLPAEQALRLYRGLVRIRRFEDRVYQLFLRGELPGTLHQYQGQEAVAVGTCDALGPDDWITSTHRPHGHALAKGVTMRGAMAELYGKATGCCGGKGGSMHLGDPDAGMVPAIAIVAGGNSVVTGLGLAFKLRATGQVAACFFGEGATNEGAFHEGLNFAAVQKLPIVFVCENNIYGASTPFHLTSLVTDVADRAAGYGVPAQIVDGMDVVAVRAAVETARARAATGGGPTLIEAKTYRFAGHSRGDARGYRSRDEEKEWKERDPIDRLGLALTTAGIADDAALAAIVADVTGELDDAVEYARNSPAPDAAEALTDAYATPITIGAPR, from the coding sequence GTGACCCGGCCGGTCGACCTCGGCGGCCTCCCCGCCGAGCAGGCGCTGCGGCTGTACCGGGGACTCGTCCGGATCCGCCGCTTCGAGGACCGCGTCTACCAGCTGTTCCTGCGCGGTGAGCTGCCGGGCACGCTGCACCAGTACCAGGGCCAGGAGGCGGTCGCGGTCGGGACCTGCGACGCGCTGGGCCCGGACGACTGGATCACCTCGACGCACCGGCCGCACGGGCACGCGCTCGCCAAGGGCGTCACCATGCGCGGCGCGATGGCCGAGCTGTACGGCAAGGCCACCGGCTGCTGCGGCGGCAAGGGCGGCTCCATGCACCTCGGCGATCCGGACGCCGGGATGGTTCCGGCGATCGCGATCGTGGCCGGGGGCAACAGCGTCGTGACCGGTCTCGGGCTCGCGTTCAAGCTCCGGGCGACCGGGCAGGTCGCGGCCTGCTTCTTCGGCGAGGGCGCGACCAACGAGGGCGCGTTCCACGAGGGCCTCAACTTCGCCGCCGTGCAGAAGCTGCCGATCGTGTTCGTCTGCGAGAACAACATCTACGGCGCGTCGACGCCGTTCCACCTGACCAGCCTGGTCACCGACGTCGCCGACCGGGCCGCCGGCTACGGCGTCCCCGCCCAGATCGTCGACGGCATGGACGTCGTCGCCGTCCGTGCGGCGGTCGAGACGGCGCGGGCCCGGGCGGCCACGGGCGGCGGGCCGACGCTGATCGAGGCGAAGACCTACCGCTTCGCCGGCCACAGCCGCGGCGACGCACGCGGCTACCGCAGCCGCGACGAGGAGAAGGAGTGGAAGGAGCGTGACCCGATCGACCGGCTCGGGCTCGCGCTGACCACGGCCGGGATCGCCGACGACGCGGCGCTGGCCGCGATCGTCGCCGACGTGACCGGCGAGCTCGACGACGCGGTCGAGTATGCGAGGAACTCCCCGGCTCCCGACGCCGCCGAGGCGCTGACCGACGCGTACGCCACCCCGATCACGATCGGAGCACCCCGATGA
- a CDS encoding DUF4185 domain-containing protein yields MTDRAVLRDETILRLGGNGDNWHLTWCADDTQVTALCDGAGWRENRETFHNARLWRVIGDPYDARFEDVPGYPALTDDWTVPPPPRARYYGFGTLAVDGQLYQYLSTFNTPMMTGPDTFADDLRFVGAKLIHSPDGGATWRDQDGTTPVRWPAYAERSRDSMVFFEEDQDAFSLLSVVQMGRDYRANTDGHVYVYAPNGSTDGTMNELVLFRVPKDRILDRGAYRYYAGSAPNSGARWSPAIDDRAVVHTFPRGWVNTDVHPYAWHPSITYNEPLGVYLMANWGMGTTPAGLWFGRPSYLGLYTSSTPWGPWTQIHEDTAWTPGGDAAARCYQPQIAPKWISPDGASFWLVWTDFQSTRTEEEAKREQRRLDDDGAGMAARIDSMVATMPYYSFNAQRVDLR; encoded by the coding sequence ATGACGGACCGAGCGGTGTTGCGCGACGAGACGATCCTGCGGCTGGGCGGGAACGGCGACAACTGGCACCTGACGTGGTGCGCCGACGACACCCAGGTGACGGCGTTGTGCGACGGCGCGGGGTGGCGGGAGAACCGGGAGACCTTCCACAACGCGCGGCTCTGGCGGGTGATCGGAGACCCATACGACGCGCGATTCGAGGACGTCCCCGGATATCCGGCGCTGACCGACGACTGGACGGTGCCGCCCCCGCCGCGGGCCCGGTACTACGGGTTCGGCACGCTCGCGGTCGACGGGCAGCTCTACCAGTACCTGAGCACGTTCAACACGCCGATGATGACCGGCCCGGACACGTTCGCCGACGACCTGCGCTTCGTCGGGGCGAAGCTGATCCACTCGCCGGACGGCGGCGCCACCTGGCGCGATCAGGACGGCACGACGCCGGTGCGCTGGCCGGCCTACGCCGAGCGGTCCCGGGACTCGATGGTGTTCTTCGAGGAGGACCAGGACGCGTTCTCGCTGCTGTCCGTCGTGCAGATGGGCCGCGACTACCGCGCGAACACCGACGGCCACGTGTACGTCTACGCGCCCAACGGCAGCACCGACGGCACGATGAACGAGCTCGTGCTGTTCCGCGTCCCGAAGGACCGGATCCTCGACCGCGGCGCCTACCGCTACTACGCGGGCAGCGCGCCGAACAGCGGTGCACGGTGGTCCCCCGCCATCGACGACCGCGCCGTCGTGCACACCTTCCCCCGCGGCTGGGTCAACACCGACGTCCACCCCTACGCCTGGCACCCGTCCATCACCTACAACGAGCCGCTGGGCGTCTACCTCATGGCCAACTGGGGCATGGGCACGACGCCCGCGGGCCTCTGGTTCGGCCGGCCGAGCTACCTCGGCCTCTACACGTCATCCACCCCCTGGGGCCCGTGGACGCAGATCCACGAGGACACCGCCTGGACCCCCGGCGGCGACGCGGCCGCCCGCTGCTACCAGCCGCAGATCGCGCCCAAGTGGATCTCCCCGGACGGCGCCTCGTTCTGGCTGGTCTGGACCGACTTCCAGTCCACCCGCACCGAGGAGGAGGCGAAGCGGGAACAGCGCCGCCTGGACGACGACGGCGCCGGCATGGCCGCCCGCATCGACAGCATGGTCGCGACGATGCCGTACTACTCCTTCAACGCCCAGCGCGTCGACCTGCGCTAG
- a CDS encoding bifunctional aldolase/short-chain dehydrogenase, whose product MSSRWNDDDAAAFAGDDLRLRAYSSRLLGQDPSLVLHGGGNTSVKSVVRPVVGAAEEALFVKGSGWDLASIEREGFAPVRLASLLELSRLDRLSDVDMARALADFRLDAAAPMPSVEAITHAILPYRFVDHTHADAVVTLTNTARGEELVREVYGDSVVVIPYVMPGFELARLCAERFPKEAGPRTMGMILLNHGVFTFGDTARESYERMIDLVATAERVVERHVSPPALRPARSSSADRRVATARLRADICAAAGQPMIMSTHDDAAALAFAQHPDVATISQQGPATPDHVLRTKPTPQLGRDVAAYRDAYARYVEQGRARGRAEVTMLDPAPRVVLDPELGMSCAGRTAADARVAEDIYRHTIDIIGRAESLGGYRTLSPQDLFDVEYWDLEQAKLRRAGARPPLEGQIALVTGAASGIGRTCAARFLDQGAAVVGLDIDAAVTEAFGGAAFLGVRCDVTREDDLAAAVDAAVRAYGGIDVVILNAGVFPPAVPVSGLSLEYWRRVMGVNADSAVTLLREAYPMLRLAPGGGRVIVVGSKNVAAPGQGVAAYSASKAALTQLARVIALEWAGDGIRVNVVHPDAVFDTGLWSDDVLASRAAHYGLTVDEYKRRNLLKTEVSSADVAEMCLALAGPAFAKTTGAQVPVDGGNDRVI is encoded by the coding sequence ATCTCCAGCCGCTGGAACGACGATGACGCCGCCGCCTTCGCGGGCGACGACCTCAGGCTGCGCGCCTACAGCTCACGCCTGCTCGGCCAGGACCCGTCGCTGGTTCTGCACGGTGGCGGGAACACGTCGGTCAAGTCGGTCGTGCGGCCGGTCGTCGGCGCGGCCGAGGAGGCGCTGTTCGTCAAGGGCAGCGGCTGGGACCTGGCCTCGATCGAGCGGGAGGGTTTCGCGCCGGTGCGGCTCGCGTCGCTGCTGGAACTGAGCCGGCTGGACCGGCTCAGCGACGTCGACATGGCGCGGGCGCTCGCGGACTTCCGGCTCGACGCGGCGGCGCCGATGCCGTCCGTCGAGGCGATCACGCACGCGATCCTGCCGTACCGGTTCGTCGACCACACGCACGCCGACGCCGTCGTCACGCTGACCAACACAGCGCGCGGCGAGGAACTGGTGCGCGAGGTGTACGGCGACTCCGTCGTCGTCATCCCGTACGTCATGCCGGGCTTCGAGCTGGCCCGGCTCTGCGCCGAGCGGTTCCCGAAGGAGGCCGGCCCACGGACCATGGGGATGATCCTGCTCAACCACGGCGTGTTCACCTTCGGCGACACCGCCCGGGAGTCCTACGAGCGGATGATCGACCTGGTCGCCACGGCCGAGCGGGTGGTCGAGCGGCACGTGTCGCCGCCGGCGCTGCGGCCCGCTCGTTCGTCGTCCGCCGATCGTCGCGTCGCGACGGCGCGCCTCCGTGCGGACATCTGCGCCGCCGCCGGGCAGCCCATGATCATGAGTACCCACGACGACGCGGCAGCGCTCGCGTTCGCGCAGCATCCCGACGTGGCGACGATCTCCCAGCAGGGGCCGGCCACCCCGGACCATGTGCTGCGAACCAAGCCGACACCGCAGCTCGGCCGGGACGTCGCGGCCTACCGCGACGCGTACGCGCGCTACGTCGAGCAGGGCCGGGCCCGGGGCCGCGCCGAGGTGACGATGCTCGACCCGGCCCCGCGTGTCGTCCTCGACCCCGAGCTCGGCATGTCCTGCGCCGGCCGGACCGCCGCCGACGCACGGGTGGCCGAGGACATCTACCGCCACACGATCGACATCATCGGCCGGGCGGAGTCGCTCGGCGGCTACCGTACGCTCAGCCCGCAGGACCTCTTCGACGTCGAGTACTGGGACCTCGAGCAGGCGAAGCTGCGCCGCGCCGGGGCGCGGCCGCCGCTGGAGGGGCAGATCGCGCTGGTCACCGGCGCGGCCAGCGGCATCGGCCGGACCTGCGCGGCCCGCTTCCTCGACCAGGGCGCGGCCGTGGTCGGGCTGGACATCGACGCCGCCGTGACCGAGGCGTTCGGCGGCGCCGCGTTCCTCGGCGTGCGCTGCGACGTGACCCGGGAGGACGACCTGGCCGCCGCCGTCGACGCGGCCGTACGCGCCTACGGCGGGATCGACGTCGTCATACTCAACGCCGGGGTGTTCCCGCCGGCGGTCCCGGTGAGTGGGCTGAGCCTGGAGTACTGGCGGCGCGTCATGGGCGTCAACGCCGACTCGGCGGTGACCCTGCTGCGCGAGGCGTACCCGATGCTGCGACTGGCGCCGGGCGGCGGGCGGGTGATCGTCGTCGGCTCGAAGAACGTCGCCGCGCCCGGGCAAGGGGTGGCCGCGTACTCGGCGTCCAAGGCCGCGCTCACCCAGCTGGCCCGGGTCATCGCGCTGGAGTGGGCGGGCGACGGCATCCGGGTCAACGTCGTCCACCCCGACGCCGTCTTCGACACCGGCCTCTGGAGCGACGACGTCCTGGCGTCGCGGGCCGCGCACTACGGCCTCACCGTCGACGAGTACAAGCGGCGCAACCTGCTCAAGACCGAGGTGAGCAGCGCCGACGTCGCGGAGATGTGCCTGGCGCTGGCCGGCCCGGCGTTCGCGAAGACGACCGGCGCTCAGGTCCCCGTCGACGGCGGCAACGACCGCGTCATCTAG
- a CDS encoding phytanoyl-CoA dioxygenase family protein, protein MSAATRTPYEQFQADGFYIHDQPVLEPELLAHAARALADVRNGHYATGVSPVVSSWRPGDDPHRLAKIDMPQLADQRLVEALTRSGLGRLAADVTGANLVQVWQVQGLYKPPTPGRTNDTNIGWHQDHPYWQSTWGTGDGLFTAWLALSDVTAASGPVRFVPGSHRWGEVDGDFFNQDQEAIKAAVAVPSGDEWSEVADVLPAGGVSFHHRWLVHGSHQNVSSSPRLSLAVHLRTERSVPVDRASALVAHLDREDVCPVIFRR, encoded by the coding sequence ATGAGCGCGGCGACCAGAACCCCGTACGAGCAGTTCCAGGCCGACGGCTTCTACATCCACGACCAGCCGGTGCTGGAGCCGGAGCTGCTGGCGCACGCGGCCCGGGCGCTCGCCGATGTTCGCAACGGTCATTACGCGACCGGCGTCTCGCCGGTGGTGTCGAGCTGGCGCCCGGGCGACGACCCGCACCGGCTGGCGAAGATCGACATGCCGCAACTCGCGGACCAGAGGCTCGTCGAGGCGCTCACCCGCTCCGGCCTCGGGCGCCTCGCCGCCGACGTGACCGGCGCCAACCTGGTGCAGGTCTGGCAGGTCCAGGGTCTCTACAAGCCACCGACACCGGGTCGCACGAACGACACCAACATCGGCTGGCACCAGGACCACCCCTACTGGCAGTCGACGTGGGGTACGGGTGACGGGCTGTTCACGGCGTGGCTGGCACTCAGCGACGTGACGGCCGCAAGCGGGCCCGTGCGGTTCGTCCCCGGATCGCACCGGTGGGGTGAGGTGGACGGCGACTTCTTCAACCAGGACCAGGAGGCGATCAAGGCGGCCGTCGCCGTACCGTCCGGAGACGAATGGAGCGAGGTCGCCGACGTCCTTCCCGCGGGAGGCGTCAGTTTCCACCATCGCTGGCTGGTGCACGGCAGCCACCAGAACGTGTCGTCGTCGCCGCGGCTCAGCCTTGCGGTGCATCTGCGCACCGAGCGGTCGGTGCCGGTGGATCGTGCGTCTGCCCTCGTCGCCCACCTGGACCGCGAAGACGTCTGCCCCGTCATCTTCCGCCGGTGA